A genomic stretch from Antarcticibacterium flavum includes:
- the surE gene encoding 5'/3'-nucleotidase SurE, which translates to MKILVTNDDGIYSPGLMCLAEVASEYGEVIVMAPDVEQSGMGQAITSGKPITYKKSPIHFEGMEAYRVNGTPADCVAMGTHLFDEIDLVVSGINLGSNIGNSAWHSGTLSAARQAVLFGVRGIAFSVSVGDDEPDFEALKPHVAKALKQVVNEKDRELLNINFPRNPNGEIIWTNLSVREYDGKVVANKDPMGRQHYWFTVIPLEPEEEGSDRWAIKHGMTSITPLILDLTDKDYLRERANK; encoded by the coding sequence ATGAAGATATTGGTTACAAATGACGACGGAATATACAGCCCGGGACTTATGTGCCTGGCTGAAGTAGCTTCGGAATACGGGGAAGTGATCGTAATGGCTCCAGATGTTGAACAGTCTGGCATGGGGCAGGCAATAACCTCTGGCAAACCCATTACTTATAAAAAATCTCCCATTCATTTTGAAGGAATGGAAGCTTACCGGGTAAATGGTACTCCGGCAGATTGTGTTGCGATGGGAACACACCTTTTTGATGAAATAGACCTGGTAGTTTCGGGTATAAACCTTGGCTCTAATATTGGGAATTCTGCCTGGCATTCAGGCACACTATCTGCCGCCAGGCAGGCGGTATTGTTTGGGGTGAGGGGAATAGCCTTTAGTGTCTCTGTGGGTGATGATGAACCCGATTTTGAGGCGCTAAAACCTCACGTGGCAAAGGCATTAAAACAAGTGGTTAACGAAAAGGATCGTGAACTGCTAAACATCAATTTTCCCAGAAATCCCAACGGGGAGATCATATGGACCAACCTTTCGGTTCGGGAGTACGACGGGAAGGTTGTAGCCAACAAAGATCCTATGGGAAGGCAGCATTACTGGTTTACAGTTATACCGCTGGAACCGGAGGAAGAAGGCAGTGACCGCTGGGCAATCAAACATGGAATGACCAGTATTACCCCATTAATACTTGATCTAACAGATAAAGATTATCTACGGGAGAGGGCAAATAAGTAG
- a CDS encoding diacylglycerol/lipid kinase family protein, with protein sequence MKKIQVIHNPTAGDAEQSKKKLLASLKENGREISYASTDDDGWEKFTLDEEDLIVLCGGDGTVRKLAGVLLQKKKKQRKIPIYLVPAGTANNIATTLELPFPRDFTFQKNLKNYQLFDYGKIAGLDEFEFFLEGIGFGFFPELIRRMKEGKEIPDETAEEKLQRTLKVCRDIVEHMKPLKIKVEADGEKIKGKFLLAEVLNTKHIGPNLKLAPHAHPGDGLMDLLLISPEHRELLLEYIDSLIAGNKEDVDVHKFVKVMKVKKVKMKGNTSQMHVDDSILTGEEKYKFKLKVKEGEFMFI encoded by the coding sequence ATGAAGAAGATACAGGTAATCCATAATCCTACTGCAGGAGATGCAGAGCAAAGTAAGAAGAAGTTGCTTGCCAGCCTTAAAGAGAATGGCAGGGAGATTTCCTATGCTTCTACAGATGATGATGGATGGGAAAAATTCACACTTGATGAAGAGGATTTGATCGTTCTTTGCGGTGGCGACGGGACTGTGCGGAAACTAGCGGGGGTATTACTTCAAAAAAAGAAAAAACAACGTAAAATTCCCATTTACCTTGTCCCGGCAGGTACGGCAAATAATATAGCTACCACTCTCGAATTACCATTTCCACGAGATTTTACTTTTCAAAAAAACCTTAAGAATTACCAGCTTTTTGACTACGGAAAGATAGCTGGGCTTGATGAATTCGAATTCTTTTTAGAGGGCATTGGTTTTGGCTTCTTTCCTGAATTGATTCGAAGAATGAAAGAAGGGAAAGAGATCCCCGATGAAACGGCAGAAGAAAAATTACAACGTACCCTTAAGGTGTGCAGGGACATCGTGGAGCACATGAAACCCCTGAAGATAAAGGTTGAAGCCGATGGGGAAAAGATCAAAGGAAAATTCCTATTGGCAGAGGTTTTGAATACAAAACATATAGGCCCCAATTTGAAACTGGCACCGCATGCCCATCCCGGGGACGGTTTGATGGACCTTCTACTTATTTCGCCAGAGCATCGTGAGCTTCTCCTGGAATATATAGACAGCCTTATAGCTGGTAATAAGGAAGACGTTGACGTTCATAAATTCGTGAAAGTAATGAAGGTGAAAAAAGTTAAAATGAAAGGCAATACTTCCCAAATGCACGTGGATGACTCTATTTTAACGGGTGAGGAGAAATATAAATTTAAGCTAAAGGTAAAAGAGGGAGAGTTTATGTTTATCTAG
- a CDS encoding PepSY-associated TM helix domain-containing protein, which translates to MSKKKKQHIWKKWAGRLHLWLGLLTGIIVFIVAVTGCIFVFHDEIQDLTRDWRKVTPRDAKFVAPSVLKNNVLELFPGADASMVVYQTRERPAHVFAIIEESPHHIYFNPYTAELAHVQDLENDFFLIIEDLHMHLLLPEAIGKQIVGASTLIFILMLITGIILWWPKKKKSFKTNLKIKWNARWRRVNYDWHRTTGFYVSFLALFLALTGLSFSYEWMNEGFYILGNLGKEHPEDEIRLEIDSTTIESTGNALDISMIKTFEMMPNSGMYFVWDQGPDAPVVTGAYPDALEYDHQSNFYFHPATGELLKQHFYADKSNGMKLQEMSYGLHTGQYFGLPGKIIAFFGSLFVAGLPVSGFMLWWGRRNKKKTRVEDVSR; encoded by the coding sequence ATGTCAAAAAAGAAAAAACAACATATCTGGAAGAAATGGGCCGGCCGTTTACATTTGTGGCTTGGACTTCTTACCGGGATCATTGTTTTTATTGTCGCAGTTACCGGCTGTATTTTTGTTTTCCACGATGAGATCCAGGACCTCACCCGCGACTGGCGAAAAGTCACTCCCCGGGATGCAAAATTTGTAGCTCCCTCTGTCCTTAAAAATAATGTCCTGGAACTTTTCCCCGGTGCAGATGCCAGCATGGTGGTTTACCAAACCAGGGAACGGCCGGCGCACGTCTTTGCAATAATTGAGGAAAGTCCGCATCATATCTATTTTAACCCTTATACTGCTGAACTTGCGCATGTACAGGATCTTGAAAATGATTTTTTCCTTATCATCGAAGACCTGCATATGCATTTACTACTGCCGGAGGCCATAGGCAAGCAAATAGTTGGTGCTTCAACGCTTATTTTTATTCTTATGCTTATCACCGGGATCATCCTGTGGTGGCCCAAAAAGAAGAAGAGCTTTAAGACCAATCTCAAAATAAAATGGAATGCCAGGTGGCGTCGCGTAAATTATGACTGGCACAGGACCACCGGCTTCTATGTTTCCTTTCTCGCCCTGTTCCTTGCCCTTACCGGCCTTAGCTTCTCCTATGAATGGATGAATGAAGGTTTTTATATACTTGGAAATCTTGGAAAGGAGCACCCGGAGGATGAAATAAGGCTGGAAATAGACAGCACTACTATTGAATCCACGGGAAATGCTTTGGATATTTCAATGATAAAAACTTTTGAAATGATGCCAAACAGCGGGATGTACTTTGTGTGGGACCAGGGACCGGATGCTCCCGTTGTCACCGGGGCTTATCCCGATGCACTTGAATATGACCATCAGTCCAATTTTTACTTTCATCCTGCAACAGGAGAATTATTAAAACAGCACTTTTACGCAGACAAAAGCAACGGTATGAAATTACAGGAAATGAGCTATGGCCTTCATACAGGACAATACTTTGGTTTGCCCGGCAAGATCATAGCATTCTTTGGGAGCCTTTTTGTTGCAGGCCTGCCTGTAAGCGGATTTATGCTATGGTGGGGGCGCAGGAATAAAAAGAAAACCAGGGTTGAGGATGTTTCTAGATAA
- a CDS encoding TonB-dependent receptor, whose amino-acid sequence MIQKYLLLALLLFNFSTGFSQSTGSIEGNIINKNGMAVTDANIEIPGTVLGTESRSNGEFLLRNIPGGNYTLRISFVGYQTKEIAVSVQPGQTTTLSTIILNNNEQDLEEVVVRANGNINEFTRAKSEYVAKLPLKDIENPQVYNNITAELMEEQVITSFDDALKNSPGITKLWESTGRGNDGAGYFSLRGFPVQPTLMNGLPGLTNGSPDPANIERIEVVKGPSGTLYGSSLISYGGLINIVTKKPYDYFGGNVSYTMGSFGMNRVTADVNTPLDETGKVALRVNTAYHKQNSFQDLGFRESFFIAPSLSYKVNDRLSFLVNTEIFKGETTNPTMLFVDRGAPLRATNIEELGYDTNRSYTSNDLTMENPNYSLQGMMNYKLSSSWTSQTVFSRGSSKAKGHYSYLYETTRFYQGREEIEGSVTNLDEGLVFTRYMNNQNSTTLTTDVQQNFIGDFRIAGLRNRMVVGLDYFNRQVIDNSSGYVANGNVYIGNAGLQNVNESVFGIYDPSAYIRNNDSGRLSAAASNNLLAGAALNNNTTREDIYSAYISNVLNFTPNLSAMASLRIDQFESDNNSQTALSPKFGIVYQPILERVSLFANYMDGFSNVAPQQQGDPAQGVTTTVTFDPERARQFEAGTKLNLVKNKVSASISYYDIQVSNIVMEETGRPFFYVQDGERYSRGYEASITATPFAGLNIIAGYSHNDSKLTVSDQTDFLGRRPESAGPQDLANLWASYRIPTGKYEGFGLGFGGNYASENMIFNRAVGGVFTLPSYTVLNASAFYNVEKFSIILKLNNLTDQEYFNGWSTINPQMPRNFAASFTYNF is encoded by the coding sequence ATGATCCAGAAATATCTTCTGTTAGCCCTACTCCTTTTCAATTTTTCTACCGGTTTTAGCCAGTCTACCGGAAGTATTGAAGGAAACATCATCAACAAGAACGGAATGGCTGTAACCGATGCCAACATTGAAATCCCCGGCACTGTCCTGGGAACTGAATCCCGCTCAAACGGGGAATTCCTCCTTCGCAATATTCCCGGGGGGAATTATACCCTCAGGATCTCCTTTGTAGGATATCAAACTAAAGAAATTGCAGTATCTGTACAACCCGGGCAAACAACTACCCTCTCCACCATTATCCTCAATAATAACGAGCAGGACCTGGAGGAAGTAGTGGTGCGTGCAAATGGAAATATCAATGAATTCACCCGTGCAAAAAGTGAATATGTTGCAAAACTGCCTTTAAAGGATATTGAAAATCCGCAGGTATATAATAATATCACTGCAGAGCTTATGGAAGAACAGGTTATCACCAGTTTTGATGATGCCCTCAAGAATTCTCCGGGAATCACAAAATTGTGGGAATCTACCGGAAGGGGAAATGATGGTGCCGGCTATTTCTCCCTACGCGGTTTCCCTGTGCAGCCTACTCTTATGAACGGTTTGCCCGGCCTCACCAACGGCAGCCCGGATCCTGCAAATATTGAACGGATCGAAGTGGTAAAAGGCCCTTCCGGGACTTTATATGGAAGCAGCCTTATCTCCTACGGTGGCCTTATTAATATCGTGACCAAAAAGCCTTACGACTATTTCGGCGGAAATGTATCCTACACTATGGGAAGCTTCGGGATGAACCGCGTAACGGCCGATGTTAATACACCACTTGACGAGACAGGAAAGGTTGCCCTGCGTGTAAATACTGCCTATCACAAACAAAACAGCTTCCAGGACCTGGGCTTCAGGGAATCTTTCTTCATAGCTCCTTCTTTAAGCTATAAAGTAAATGACAGGTTATCCTTTCTTGTGAATACAGAAATTTTTAAGGGTGAAACCACCAATCCAACAATGCTTTTTGTTGACCGCGGGGCACCTTTAAGAGCAACCAACATTGAAGAGCTGGGATATGACACCAATCGCAGCTATACCAGCAATGATCTCACAATGGAAAATCCTAATTACAGCCTGCAGGGGATGATGAATTACAAATTATCTTCATCCTGGACATCTCAAACTGTGTTTTCAAGAGGATCTTCAAAAGCTAAAGGACATTATTCTTACCTGTATGAAACCACCCGGTTCTACCAGGGAAGAGAAGAAATTGAAGGGTCTGTGACCAATCTTGATGAAGGTCTTGTATTTACCCGCTATATGAACAATCAAAATTCCACTACCCTAACAACAGATGTTCAGCAGAATTTCATTGGGGATTTCAGGATCGCGGGATTGAGAAACCGTATGGTGGTAGGACTGGATTATTTCAACAGGCAGGTAATTGACAACAGTTCAGGATACGTGGCAAACGGCAATGTTTACATTGGAAATGCAGGATTGCAGAATGTGAACGAGAGCGTCTTTGGCATCTATGATCCTTCAGCCTACATTAGAAATAACGATAGTGGACGACTTTCTGCCGCTGCAAGCAACAATCTTCTCGCCGGTGCTGCTTTGAATAATAATACCACCCGTGAGGATATTTACAGTGCTTACATTTCTAATGTTCTTAATTTCACTCCAAACCTATCAGCAATGGCAAGTTTGAGGATAGACCAGTTTGAAAGCGATAACAACAGCCAGACGGCACTTTCCCCAAAATTCGGGATTGTATATCAGCCAATACTGGAAAGGGTATCTCTTTTTGCAAATTATATGGATGGTTTCAGCAATGTGGCTCCTCAACAACAAGGAGATCCTGCACAAGGGGTTACGACTACCGTTACCTTTGATCCGGAAAGGGCAAGGCAGTTTGAAGCCGGTACCAAGTTAAATCTGGTAAAAAACAAAGTTTCTGCCAGCATTAGTTACTATGATATCCAGGTTTCAAATATAGTAATGGAAGAGACCGGAAGGCCATTCTTTTATGTGCAGGATGGAGAGCGTTACAGCAGGGGTTACGAAGCGAGCATTACTGCCACTCCATTTGCAGGACTAAACATCATTGCAGGCTATAGCCATAACGACAGTAAGCTTACAGTATCAGACCAAACAGATTTCCTTGGAAGACGTCCGGAATCTGCCGGGCCACAGGACCTTGCCAACCTTTGGGCAAGCTACAGGATCCCAACAGGGAAGTATGAAGGCTTCGGGCTTGGATTTGGTGGAAATTATGCTAGTGAAAATATGATATTCAACCGTGCAGTGGGTGGAGTATTCACCCTCCCCTCCTATACTGTTTTAAATGCCTCAGCATTTTATAATGTAGAGAAATTCTCGATCATTTTAAAGCTTAATAATCTTACAGATCAGGAATATTTTAACGGCTGGTCTACTATAAATCCGCAAATGCCAAGGAATTTTGCAGCCAGCTTCACCTATAATTTTTAG
- a CDS encoding PepSY-associated TM helix domain-containing protein: MKKKRTNSTFRKLVRKAHLFLGLGSDLIIFIMAITGCLWAFQEEIEAFTSPLPEIAKQDAPVILPIKARELAHEVFPERHVHGTLYGAEDEPVKVIFYEYEPEFYHTVYLHPYSGEVLHIENNLTGFFPFVLEGHRYLWLPKPIGEQVVAWGTVIFAIMLISGIVLWWPKNRKNRKQRLTLDWKETTKWKRKNYDLHSVIGFYISIVAVVIVFTGLVMAFENFKAVAYSSLGGDKETLWRVPENFSGEKIDTGVGSMDRLYYILKDEYPQAVDLEFHYPATDEESIYVEIGYTEGIYYDADYRFYDQNTLEEITSPTIYGVYAETGFPEKVMRMNYDIHVGAIGGIPGKVLAFFASLICASLPVTGFLLWYGREFKKKPARGIRTEKERVLAVTD, from the coding sequence ATGAAGAAGAAAAGAACAAATAGCACTTTCAGGAAACTGGTACGAAAAGCACACCTGTTCCTGGGATTGGGAAGTGACCTTATAATTTTTATCATGGCTATTACAGGGTGTCTTTGGGCATTTCAAGAGGAGATCGAAGCCTTTACCTCTCCCCTCCCGGAGATCGCGAAACAGGATGCACCGGTAATCCTGCCAATTAAAGCAAGAGAACTCGCCCATGAAGTATTTCCAGAGAGACATGTCCACGGGACTTTATACGGGGCAGAGGATGAGCCTGTAAAAGTGATCTTCTATGAATATGAGCCAGAGTTCTATCACACCGTCTATTTACATCCTTACAGCGGGGAGGTTTTACATATAGAGAATAATCTCACAGGGTTTTTTCCTTTTGTCCTCGAGGGCCATCGTTATCTATGGCTCCCCAAGCCAATTGGAGAACAGGTAGTAGCATGGGGTACTGTGATCTTCGCGATTATGCTTATAAGCGGGATCGTATTGTGGTGGCCTAAGAACAGAAAAAACCGAAAGCAGCGATTAACCCTGGACTGGAAAGAAACCACAAAATGGAAGAGAAAGAATTATGACCTGCACTCTGTTATTGGTTTCTACATAAGTATAGTGGCCGTGGTCATCGTCTTTACAGGGCTGGTTATGGCATTTGAAAATTTTAAAGCAGTTGCATATAGCAGCCTGGGAGGTGACAAGGAAACCCTGTGGAGGGTACCCGAAAATTTCAGCGGGGAGAAAATTGATACGGGTGTTGGAAGCATGGATCGGTTGTATTATATATTAAAAGATGAATACCCGCAGGCAGTGGACCTGGAATTCCATTATCCTGCCACAGATGAGGAATCAATTTATGTGGAAATAGGTTATACTGAAGGAATTTACTATGATGCAGATTACCGCTTCTATGACCAAAATACCCTGGAAGAAATAACATCTCCCACCATTTATGGAGTATATGCTGAAACCGGCTTCCCTGAAAAGGTGATGAGGATGAACTATGATATTCATGTGGGAGCAATAGGAGGTATTCCAGGCAAGGTGCTCGCCTTTTTTGCCAGCCTTATTTGTGCCAGCCTTCCGGTTACAGGATTCCTGCTATGGTATGGCCGGGAATTTAAAAAGAAGCCTGCCAGGGGAATAAGAACTGAAAAGGAGCGTGTACTTGCGGTGACAGATTAA
- a CDS encoding DNA-binding transcriptional response regulator codes for MKKALIIQEDIVLLNILERLMTLNSYDCRAVRTIADLDIEDQSLNYDLIISEILFEGIAPLDFVFQIQEIITHKEFIILSNMGQPKVRREIMESNKVKGFFSVPFDLDHIQKLIL; via the coding sequence ATGAAAAAAGCGTTGATCATTCAGGAAGACATAGTTCTTCTTAATATACTGGAGCGGTTAATGACCCTTAATTCCTATGACTGCAGGGCAGTAAGGACCATAGCCGATCTCGACATCGAAGATCAATCCCTTAATTATGACCTTATAATTTCAGAAATACTCTTCGAGGGGATTGCACCCCTGGATTTTGTGTTTCAAATACAGGAGATCATAACGCACAAAGAATTCATTATTCTCAGCAATATGGGACAGCCTAAGGTGAGAAGAGAAATTATGGAATCTAACAAAGTAAAAGGTTTCTTCTCCGTGCCTTTCGACCTGGACCATATTCAAAAATTGATCTTATAA
- a CDS encoding glycosyltransferase family 2 protein translates to MEGSIYQYIYWTVNSLFFIYGMSLLTIYFGGIILSDIAVKRNKRKSQFLLTKDIVSATDIPSVTLVAPAFNEGVTIVDNVKSLLSIQYPFYDLILVNDGSTDNSMELLIKEFELEPFDSTFITQPIPTATVNKIYRSNKIQYKQLTVIDKNNGGRSDAINAGINFAQSELILCTDADCIIEQDALLKMVRPYLEEGEKEIIACGGSIGIANDSLIQDGILKELRLPRNLVPMIQVVEYIRAFLIGRMGWGEINGLMLVSGAFGMYPRTRLLEVGGFNHATVGEDLELCIRLRVHMERLKKPYKVVYIPETLCWTEAPPDYNILVKQRDRWARGLWETLSIHKYLFINPRYRNMGIFFFPYWCFFEFGAPIVEFLGLVSIIVFGLLGWINWNTAILLFTAVYLLGCIFSTIAIYLYVRNFRHYATPKQVIELLLAAYLEPFLYHPVLLFGQMKGYYKKLFKIKSGWGSMTRKGFTTTNS, encoded by the coding sequence ATGGAGGGGAGCATTTATCAATATATCTACTGGACGGTAAATTCCCTCTTTTTCATCTATGGAATGTCTCTTCTTACTATTTATTTTGGAGGAATTATATTATCTGATATTGCTGTAAAGAGAAATAAAAGAAAATCCCAATTTCTTTTAACCAAAGATATTGTAAGCGCAACCGATATACCATCTGTAACCCTGGTTGCACCTGCTTTTAATGAAGGTGTGACAATAGTGGACAATGTCAAATCGCTCCTTTCTATACAATATCCTTTTTATGACCTCATATTGGTCAATGACGGAAGCACAGATAATTCCATGGAGTTACTAATTAAGGAATTTGAACTGGAACCCTTTGACTCCACCTTCATAACTCAACCTATTCCAACAGCTACTGTAAATAAAATATATCGAAGCAACAAAATACAATATAAGCAGCTCACGGTTATTGATAAGAACAACGGAGGCCGATCTGATGCCATTAATGCAGGAATCAATTTTGCGCAAAGTGAACTTATTTTGTGTACAGATGCAGATTGTATTATAGAACAGGATGCCCTTTTAAAAATGGTGAGACCATATCTTGAAGAAGGGGAGAAGGAGATCATTGCCTGTGGTGGGTCTATTGGAATTGCCAATGATTCTTTGATCCAGGATGGAATTTTAAAAGAATTGCGCCTGCCCCGGAATCTTGTCCCTATGATCCAGGTGGTGGAATATATAAGGGCTTTCCTTATTGGGAGAATGGGGTGGGGAGAGATAAATGGTTTAATGCTGGTATCTGGTGCCTTTGGAATGTATCCCAGGACAAGGCTTTTGGAAGTTGGTGGTTTTAATCATGCGACAGTAGGAGAGGACCTGGAATTATGTATTAGGTTAAGAGTGCATATGGAAAGGCTGAAAAAGCCTTATAAGGTAGTTTATATCCCCGAAACCCTATGTTGGACAGAAGCCCCGCCAGATTATAATATTCTTGTAAAACAACGGGATAGATGGGCGAGAGGTCTATGGGAGACGCTTTCAATTCATAAATACCTTTTCATCAATCCCAGGTACCGGAATATGGGAATTTTCTTTTTCCCTTACTGGTGCTTTTTTGAGTTTGGGGCACCTATAGTGGAATTCCTGGGGTTAGTGAGTATAATAGTTTTTGGCCTCCTGGGATGGATCAACTGGAATACAGCAATTCTTTTGTTTACGGCAGTGTATCTTCTTGGTTGTATTTTTTCCACGATCGCGATCTATTTGTACGTCCGCAATTTTAGGCATTATGCCACCCCGAAACAGGTTATCGAACTGCTCCTGGCCGCTTACCTGGAACCATTCTTATATCACCCGGTTTTGCTGTTTGGTCAAATGAAGGGTTATTACAAGAAGCTGTTTAAAATAAAATCGGGCTGGGGTTCTATGACCAGAAAGGGGTTTACAACAACAAATTCCTAA
- a CDS encoding YaiO family outer membrane beta-barrel protein — protein sequence MDLFQGPGLTGEERYALQLILNRSVTDEVGINYQYIGFSEDYSRNDPWHSISGEYQHNFGRTATIARVTYSDRSFKKGNLYELEAYPVFNDRFYAFANMGVSNGELFPDFRGSLSLFYNFAKVFEGEIGGRFQRFNGNDLSTGILGLTLYQGKFYFNARAFLGPEIGGELVRNYQGNVRYYLSTADNFLFLRIGNGISPDERVLSTQALENPLLEAYYGTLGVNFSLGVHHLVQVGAGALYEDITANRQGTQFIGSVGYRYRF from the coding sequence ATGGACTTGTTTCAAGGTCCCGGCCTTACAGGAGAGGAGCGATATGCTTTACAATTAATTTTGAACCGTAGCGTAACAGATGAGGTTGGAATTAATTACCAGTATATTGGTTTTAGTGAAGATTATTCCCGTAATGATCCCTGGCATAGCATAAGCGGGGAATACCAGCATAACTTTGGCCGCACTGCTACAATCGCCAGGGTTACATATTCAGACAGGTCTTTTAAAAAAGGCAATCTCTATGAACTTGAAGCTTATCCTGTTTTTAATGATAGGTTTTATGCCTTTGCAAATATGGGGGTATCCAACGGGGAACTTTTTCCCGATTTTCGGGGAAGCCTTTCATTGTTCTATAATTTTGCGAAAGTCTTTGAAGGAGAAATTGGTGGCAGGTTCCAAAGGTTTAACGGGAATGACCTCTCCACGGGAATTCTTGGTTTGACCCTTTACCAGGGGAAATTCTATTTTAATGCCCGGGCATTCCTGGGGCCAGAGATAGGTGGCGAACTGGTAAGAAATTACCAGGGGAATGTGAGGTATTATTTAAGTACTGCAGATAATTTTCTATTCCTGAGAATTGGTAACGGTATCTCGCCAGATGAACGCGTATTGTCAACCCAGGCGCTGGAAAATCCGCTGCTGGAGGCTTATTACGGCACCCTGGGAGTTAATTTTAGCTTGGGAGTCCACCACCTGGTTCAGGTAGGTGCAGGGGCCTTATATGAAGATATTACTGCAAACCGGCAGGGAACTCAGTTTATTGGTTCTGTAGGGTACAGATACAGGTTTTAG